A single Opisthocomus hoazin isolate bOpiHoa1 chromosome 1, bOpiHoa1.hap1, whole genome shotgun sequence DNA region contains:
- the LOC142362012 gene encoding lysozyme g-like, which produces MYPMLVLLGLAALLGASQGSTDCYGSVSGIETTGASCKTAKPEGLSYCGVKASETIAERDLEAMAQYKTLIEEVGKKLCVEPAIIAGIISRESHAGTILKDGWGDNGNGFGLMQVDKNSHTPVGAWNSEAHITQGTDILVSMIKTIQAKFPSWTKDQQLKGGISAYNAGPNNVQTYDGMDIGTTHDDYANDVSARAQYYKKHGY; this is translated from the exons ATGTACCCGATGCTCGTGCTGCTGGGCCTCGCTGCCCTCCTGG GTGCCTCCCAGGGCAGCACGGATTGCTATGGCAGTGTAAGCGGAATTGAAACCACGGGGGCTtcctgcaaaactgcaaagccagAGGGTTTATCCTACTGCG GAGTTAAGGCATCAGAAACGATTGCTGAACGGGACCTAGAAGCCATGGCTCAATATAAAACTCTGATTGAGGAAGTTGGCAAAAAGCTGTGCGTCGAACCAGCCATCATCGCTGGCATCATCTCCCGGGAATCTCATGCCGGCACAATACTGAAGGACGGCTGGGGCGACAACGGAAATGGCTTTGGTTTAATGCAG GTTGACAAAAACTCCCATACACCTGTGGGAGCGTGGAACAGCGAAGCTCACATTACCCAGGGCACAGACATACTTGTCTCAATGATAAAGACAATCCAGGCAAAGTTCCCAAGCTGGACAAAGGACCAGCAGCTGAAAG GTGGGATTTCTGCCTACAATGCTGGGCCTAACAATGTCCAAACCTACGACGGAATGGACATCGGCACCACCCACGATGACTACGCCAATGACGTGTCTGCACGAGCCCAGTATTACAAGAAACACGGCTATTAG